A DNA window from Mauremys reevesii isolate NIE-2019 linkage group 17, ASM1616193v1, whole genome shotgun sequence contains the following coding sequences:
- the LOC120384909 gene encoding maestro heat-like repeat family member 5, with product MIHCLLPLLLHLEDRDESVTLRCKLTLFRCAVFLRWAHLKTLFRSMAWDGSTQLRKCAWKCLMQNNKSHIPKFLFHALEYLESSQTTIRHSAALFIGKQSDFT from the exons ATGATCCACTGCTTGCTCCCGCTCCTGCTGCACCTTGAAGACCGGGATGAGAGTGTGACACTG AGATGCAAACTGACGCTCTTCCGCTGCGCAGTGTTTCTCAGGTGGGCTCATTTGAAGACGCTGTTCCGCAGCATGGCCTGggatggctccacacagctccggaAGTGTGCCTGGAAGTGCTTG atgcagaacaacaagagccacatccccaaattcctgttccacgccttagaatacctggaaagctcacagacaacaatcagacattctgcagccctgttcaTTGGTAAGCAGAGCGACTTCACTTGA